One window of Trifolium pratense cultivar HEN17-A07 linkage group LG5, ARS_RC_1.1, whole genome shotgun sequence genomic DNA carries:
- the LOC123883305 gene encoding ribose-phosphate pyrophosphokinase 1 isoform X1, producing MSTLLQSSSFISSPINPSRPRISLRNSSVRCNNVVQSVNFDNGKPYRSTQSSSPNVTTSIPSFLLAPDTRSIHDLVNKNRLRIFSGTANPALAQEISCYMGLDLGKIKIKRFADGEIYVQLQESVRGCDVFLVQPTCPPANENLMELLVMIDACRRASAKTITAVIPYFGYARADRKTQGRESIAAKLVANLITEAGANRVLACDLHSGQSMGYFDIPVDHVYGQPVILDYLASKTICSDDLVVVSPDVGGVARARAFAKKLSDAPLAIVDKRRHGHNVAEVMNLIGDVKGKVAVMVDDMIDTAGTISKGAALLHQEGAREVYACTTHAVFSPPAIERLSSGLFQEVIITNTIPLAEKNYFPQLTVLSVANLLGETIWRVHDDCSGGIEPFSSLGID from the exons ATGTCCACTCTACTTCAATCCTCCTCTTTCATTTCTTCTCCAATCAATCCTTCCCGTCCTCGCATCTCCCTCCGTAACTCCTCCGTC AGATGTAACAATGTAGTTCAATCTGTTAATTTCGACAACGGAAAACCATATCGCTCAACTCAATCATCTTCACCTAACGTTACAACTTCCATTCCCAGTTTTCTTCTCGCTCCTGATACTCGCAGCATCCATGATCTCGTTAACAAAAATCGTCTTCGTATTTTCTCCGGTACCGCTAATCCTGCACTCGCTCAG GAAATTTCATGCTATATGGGCCTGGATCTGggaaaaattaagataaaacgTTTTGCTGATGGTGAGATATATGTCCAACTGCAAGAGAGTGTCAGGGGGTGTGATGTGTTTCTCGTGCAGCCCACTTGTCCTCCTGCGAATGAGAATCTTATGGAGCTTCTGGTAATGATTGATGCCTGTAGGAGAGCTTCAGCCAAAACTATTACTGCGGTCATTCCGTATTTTGGATATGCTAGAGCTGATAGAAAG ACTCAAGGGCGTGAATCAATTGCTGCTAAGCTTGTAGCAAATTTAATCACAGAAGCAGGAGCAAATCGTGTTCTTGCATGTGACCTCCACTCTGGGCAGTCTATGGGGTACTTCGATATTCCAGTTGATCATGTGTATGGACAG CCTGTTATACTCGATTACCTTGCCAGCAAGACTATTTGTTCGGATGATTTGGTAGTTGTCTCACCAGATGTTGGTGGTGTAGCTAGAGCACGTGCTTTTGCCAAAAAGTTATCTGATGCTCCTTTAGCTATTGTTGATAAAAGGCGTCATGGACATAACGTTGCGGAG GTGATGAATTTGATAGGTGATGTAAAGGGAAAGGTAGCAGTTATGGTAGATGACATGATTGATACTGCGG GGACCATCTCCAAAGGTGCGGCTCTGTTGCATCAAGAAGGGGCAAGAGAAGTTTATGCATGCACTACACACGCTGTTTTCAG CCCTCCTGCTATAGAGAGATTGTCAAGCGGTTTATTTCAAGAAGTTATCATAACTAATACAATTCCACTGGCAGAGAAGAACTATTTCCCTCAGTTAACAGTCTTATCAGTGGCAAACCTTCTGGGCGAGACCATATGGCGTGTTCATGATGACTGCTCA GGTGGAATTGAACCTTTTTCCAGTTTGGGCATTGATTGA
- the LOC123883305 gene encoding ribose-phosphate pyrophosphokinase 1 isoform X2, with translation MSTLLQSSSFISSPINPSRPRISLRNSSVRCNNVVQSVNFDNGKPYRSTQSSSPNVTTSIPSFLLAPDTRSIHDLVNKNRLRIFSGTANPALAQEISCYMGLDLGKIKIKRFADGEIYVQLQESVRGCDVFLVQPTCPPANENLMELLVMIDACRRASAKTITAVIPYFGYARADRKTQGRESIAAKLVANLITEAGANRVLACDLHSGQSMGYFDIPVDHVYGQPVILDYLASKTICSDDLVVVSPDVGGVARARAFAKKLSDAPLAIVDKRRHGHNVAEVMNLIGDVKGKVAVMVDDMIDTAGTISKGAALLHQEGAREVYACTTHAVFSPPAIERLSSGLFQEVIITNTIPLAEKNYFPQLTVLSVANLLGETIWRVHDDCSLITLQ, from the exons ATGTCCACTCTACTTCAATCCTCCTCTTTCATTTCTTCTCCAATCAATCCTTCCCGTCCTCGCATCTCCCTCCGTAACTCCTCCGTC AGATGTAACAATGTAGTTCAATCTGTTAATTTCGACAACGGAAAACCATATCGCTCAACTCAATCATCTTCACCTAACGTTACAACTTCCATTCCCAGTTTTCTTCTCGCTCCTGATACTCGCAGCATCCATGATCTCGTTAACAAAAATCGTCTTCGTATTTTCTCCGGTACCGCTAATCCTGCACTCGCTCAG GAAATTTCATGCTATATGGGCCTGGATCTGggaaaaattaagataaaacgTTTTGCTGATGGTGAGATATATGTCCAACTGCAAGAGAGTGTCAGGGGGTGTGATGTGTTTCTCGTGCAGCCCACTTGTCCTCCTGCGAATGAGAATCTTATGGAGCTTCTGGTAATGATTGATGCCTGTAGGAGAGCTTCAGCCAAAACTATTACTGCGGTCATTCCGTATTTTGGATATGCTAGAGCTGATAGAAAG ACTCAAGGGCGTGAATCAATTGCTGCTAAGCTTGTAGCAAATTTAATCACAGAAGCAGGAGCAAATCGTGTTCTTGCATGTGACCTCCACTCTGGGCAGTCTATGGGGTACTTCGATATTCCAGTTGATCATGTGTATGGACAG CCTGTTATACTCGATTACCTTGCCAGCAAGACTATTTGTTCGGATGATTTGGTAGTTGTCTCACCAGATGTTGGTGGTGTAGCTAGAGCACGTGCTTTTGCCAAAAAGTTATCTGATGCTCCTTTAGCTATTGTTGATAAAAGGCGTCATGGACATAACGTTGCGGAG GTGATGAATTTGATAGGTGATGTAAAGGGAAAGGTAGCAGTTATGGTAGATGACATGATTGATACTGCGG GGACCATCTCCAAAGGTGCGGCTCTGTTGCATCAAGAAGGGGCAAGAGAAGTTTATGCATGCACTACACACGCTGTTTTCAG CCCTCCTGCTATAGAGAGATTGTCAAGCGGTTTATTTCAAGAAGTTATCATAACTAATACAATTCCACTGGCAGAGAAGAACTATTTCCCTCAGTTAACAGTCTTATCAGTGGCAAACCTTCTGGGCGAGACCATATGGCGTGTTCATGATGACTGCTCA CTTATTACACTGCAGTAA